One region of Wyeomyia smithii strain HCP4-BCI-WySm-NY-G18 chromosome 3, ASM2978416v1, whole genome shotgun sequence genomic DNA includes:
- the LOC129730535 gene encoding potassium/sodium hyperpolarization-activated cyclic nucleotide-gated channel 1-like, whose translation MSCVPEDHNCNLHREPGLLPLLTWTSLPPIDPKTPLWVRFKRRLRELMLLSPEHPDTGTYFKSFAQVANENKRLIENYPAWTIHPLSLFRKYWDLVMFVVSLVHLTLLSFVVSYLIYMDVAYFPAIIQFDVILCIILATEVVMKFFTGFVVEYSKEIVLEPGRIVWNYLKSFRVLYELLGVLPYIVLLYKFDECYYKSDQLFYLVSVICLYIIHIFRFREINRYFEVIPKFSQASANKIKVMNLIIATTYVLHWTSCIASIIPMLAFYSSSEEELPKWNDTEYLIGNFLVDMYWVRNREQAGAGYLVDRQRSMMTGGDFESFRQFLRSSKEVVARSMDYRFLLSKLDDTYRNETLLEQYLRSMMDTIQVALVSSHVETTGPQATHTIMTMYVVMAGWVWLTYILLEMIRIVIAHDLSETKYDEIVNELKAFSHRKKLGEESKDKILRHFFNRYKMRYFDEEAIQNTISNNLRRSIRMETCQHLVKNVELFRNLPHALIEEIVDRLKLEAFLENDVIIQADTFGDAMYFIASGTAAVYSVGGKELGHLTDGAHFGEISLLQKDQKRTASVIALEACEVYKLSYADFQLLIEPHSNLLRQMQKLADERLAKVQGVRDKVSEEEVYENFLQ comes from the coding sequence ATGAGTTGTGTTCCCGAGGACCACAACTGTAACCTTCACCGGGAACCGGGACTACTACCCCTACTAACCTGGACGAGTCTTCCGCCGATCGACCCAAAAACGCCGCTATGGGTCAGATTCAAACGTCGCCTGCGTGAGCTGATGCTGCTGTCGCCCGAGCACCCGGACACCGGAACCTACTTCAAGAGCTTCGCTCAGGTCGCCAACGAGAATAAACGGCTGATTGAGAACTATCCCGCCTGGACCATTCATCCGCTGAGTTTATTCCGGAAGTACTGGGATTTGGTGATGTTCGTCGTTTCGCTGGTTCATCTCACGCTGCTGTCGTTTGTGGTTAGCTACTTGATCTATATGGATGTGGCCTATTTTCCAGCGATCATTCAATTCGATGTGATTCTTTGTATTATCCTTGCGACTGAAGTAGTGATGAAGTTTTTTACCGGTTTCGTGGTGGAATATTCCAAAGAAATTGTTCTCGAGCCCGGTCGGATTGTATGGAATTACTTGAAGAGTTTCCGGGTGCTGTACGAACTGCTTGGTGTCCTACCGTACATCGTACTGCTCTACAAGTTCGACGAATGCTACTACAAATCGGACCAGCTATTTTATCTCGTTTCGGTAATTTGTCTGTACATCATACACATCTTCCGTTTTCGGGAGATCAATCGATACTTTGAAGTGATCCCAAAATTTTCCCAAGCATCCGCTAACAAGATCAAAGTGATGAATCTAATCATTGCGACAACTTACGTTCTACATTGGACGTCCTGTATTGCAAGTATTATACCCATGCTGGCGTTCTATTCATCCAGTGAGGAAGAACTCCCAAAATGGAACGACACTGAATATTTGATTGGCAACTTTCTTGTCGACATGTATTGGGTACGAAACCGAGAGCAAGCTGGAGCTGGATATCTAGTAGATCGTCAGCGTTCGATGATGACCGGGGGTGACTTCGAGAGTTTCCGTCAATTTTTACGTTCATCGAAAGAGGTGGTAGCGCGATCTATGGACTACCGTTTTCTGCTATCGAAGCTGGATGACACATATCGGAACGAGACTCTGCTGGAACAGTACCTTCGCTCAATGATGGATACGATTCAGGTGGCGTTGGTGTCGAGTCATGTGGAGACAACCGGACCACAGGCCACGCACACGATAATGACGATGTACGTAGTGATGGCTGGGTGGGTTTGGTTGACCTATATTCTGCTGGAAATGATTCGGATTGTCATTGCGCACGATTTGAGTGAAACAAAGTACGATGAAATCGTTAACGAGTTAAAGGCTTTCTCCCACCGAAAGAAGCTAGGGGAGGAATCCAAGGACAAAATACTGCGGCATTTTTTTAATCGCTACAAGATGCGATACTTCGACGAGGAAGCGATTCAGAATACTATTTCCAACAACCTGCGGCGAAGTATTAGGATGGAAACCTGCCAACATTTGGTGAAGAACGTGGAGTTGTTCCGAAATCTGCCCCATGCCTTGATCGAAGAGATAGTCGATCGCTTGAAGCTGGAAGCCTTCCTGGAGAACGACGTCATTATTCAGGCGGACACGTTCGGTGATGCGATGTACTTTATCGCCAGCGGAACGGCGGCCGTGTACTCGGTTGGTGGTAAAGAATTGGGCCATCTTACGGACGGGGCTCACTTTGGAGAAATCTCACTGTTGCAAAAGGATCAGAAGCGCACGGCCAGCGTGATTGCGCTGGAGGCGTGCGAAGTGTACAAGCTGTCCTATGCAGACTTTCAGCTACTGATCGAACCCCACTCGAACCTGCTGCGGCAGATGCAGAAGCTGGCCGATGAACGGCTGGCTAAGGTGCAGGGTGTTAGAGATAAGGTGTCTGAGGAGGAGGTTTATGagaattttttgcaataa